A single Equus asinus isolate D_3611 breed Donkey chromosome 21, EquAss-T2T_v2, whole genome shotgun sequence DNA region contains:
- the ANAPC13 gene encoding anaphase-promoting complex subunit 13 produces MDSEVQRDGRILDLIDDAWREDKLPYEDVAIPLNELPEPEQDNGGTTESVKEQEMKWTDLALQYLHENVPPTGN; encoded by the exons ATGGACAGTGAGGTACAGAGAGATGGAAGAATCTTGGATTTGATTGACGATGCTTGGCGAGAAGACAAGCTGCCTTATGAGGATGTTGCAATACCACTG AATGAGCTTCCTGAACCTGAACAGGACAACGGCGGCACCACAGAATCTGTTAAAGAACAAGAAATGAAGTGGACAGACTTAGCCTTACAGTACCTCCACGAGAACGTTCCCCCCACAGGAAACTGA